In the genome of Erinaceus europaeus chromosome 8, mEriEur2.1, whole genome shotgun sequence, one region contains:
- the LOC107522982 gene encoding small nuclear ribonucleoprotein G-like: MSKAHPPELKKFMDKKLSLKLNGGRHVQGILWEFDPFMNLVIDECVEMATNGQQNNIGMVVIRGNSIIMLEALERV; the protein is encoded by the coding sequence ATGAGCAAGGCTCATCCTCCTGAATTGAAAAAATTTATGGACAAGAAGTTGTCATTGAAATTAAATGGCGGTAGACATGTCCAAGGAATTCTGTGGGAATTTGACCCGTTTATGAACCTTGTGATAGATGAATGTGTGGAAATGGCAACTAATGGGCAACAAAACAATATTGGGATGGTGGTAATACGTGGAAATAGCATCATCATGTTAGAAGCCTTGGAACGAGTATAA